A single region of the Gopherus evgoodei ecotype Sinaloan lineage chromosome 3, rGopEvg1_v1.p, whole genome shotgun sequence genome encodes:
- the LOC115647966 gene encoding uncharacterized protein LOC115647966, with protein sequence MESSCPFPPPLSRGSGAIVESSLLHPLLLIKDVKEQLNTHIRKKRLQLLWGLPYIILNSLAASIPSIPEFLECTALLESKDYQRPLFRAERRKHLERHLREKMVHCKWGLPKRIQKSLKWFIPPEAAKQEPMLDEKVSISTSTHTGLCEASCGSSEACTCRICLTAQRSEGSGQTTVTLGTTSETTLAGSMRNLQRCQTRTCPQNKTGEESLLLEWSMNFNPDTTELPVIGEKKKHLVFQGGKENCDLSEDTEGSRDTFLLGTSPPSTQPALLNGAQSEIGTSFMNTWFRNNKGQCNQNLELGTKLEMKWGVSYMFQESFPAMRPPPAQLTYWERKPSSGAEKSPVSRISGSQKLPHRCQWGFYQGLLRAINPPEQSQSQLLSQGREEDPKSNFVQEGQKFLGIAGSCRSVIMHRTEHDAAEPSRALLLPGQLASLEGENQETRPMVALTELSLESQFQPSPAGVPWALNGDMLRNKNLQIKLGLQSPSQVPMTLSTNPAASLHIPGAEGEENLVTDDTKKYFEFHLREKLLHQKWGLPKRLQESMTLFLLLEATINE encoded by the coding sequence ATGGAGTCGTCTTgtcccttcccacctcctctgAGCAGAGGCAGTGGTGCTATTGTGGAATCTTCTCTGCTTCATCCTTTGCTGCTCATCAAGGATGTGAAAGAGCAGCTAAACACGCACATCAGAAAAAAGAGACTCCAGCTCCTGTGGGGCTTGCCATATATAATCCTGAACTCCCTGGCAGCATCCATCCCATCCATCCCAGAGTTCCTGGAATGCACAGCGCTGCTGGAGTCTAAAGACTACCAGCGGCCACTCTTCAGGGCAGAAAGGCGTAAGCACCTTGAGCGACACCTGAGAGAGAAAATGGTGCATTGCAAATGGGGCCTTCCCAAGAGAATCCAGAAGTCTttgaaatggtttattcctcctGAGGCAGCCAAACAGGAGCCCATGCTTGATGAGAAGGTTTCTATATCTACCTCTACACATACAGGACTTTGTGAAGCTTCATGTGGGAGCTCAGAGGCCTGTACTTGCAGGATCTGTCTGACAGCACAGAGATCTGAAGGCAGTGGACAAACCACAGTGACACTAGGCACTACATCTGAGACCACTCTAGCTGGAAGCATGAGAAATCTTCAGAGATGTCAGACCCGAACATGTCCACAGAATAAAACAGGAGAGGAGTCTCTGCTGCTGGAATGGTCTATGAATTTCAACCCAGATACAACTGAGCTGCCAGTGATTGGGGAGAAGAAAAAGCACCTGGTGttccagggagggaaggagaattgTGACCTTTCAGAAGACACTGAGGGCTCCAGGGACACATTTTTGCTGGGTACAAGTCCACCAAGCACACAACCAGCTCTCCTCAATGGGGCTCAGAGTGAAATTGGAACTAGCTTCATGAACACATGGTTCAGAAATAACAAAGGACAATGTAACCAGAACCTGGAGCTCGGGACGAAGCTTGAGATGAAATGGGGTGTCTCCTACATGTTCCAGGAATCCTTTCCTGCCATGAGACCTCCCCCTGCCCAACTCACTTACTGGGAGAGAAAGCCCAGCTCAGGAGCAGAAAAAAGCCCTGTAAGCAGGATCAGTGGGTCTCAAAAATTACCCCATAGGTGCCAATGGGGATTTTACCAGGGACTCTTAAGGGCCATCAATCCTCCAGAACAGTCACAATCACAGCTGCTTTCACAGGGCAGAGAGGAGGATCCAAAATCTAACTTTGTCCAGGAAGGACAGAAATTTCTTGGAATAGCTGGCTCTTGTAGGTCAGTAATTATGCACAGAACTGAGCATGATGCAGCTGAGCCCTCTAGGGCCCTGTTACTGCCAGGGCAGTTAGCCTCACTGGAAGGTGAGAATCAAGAGACTAGGCCAATGGTGGCTCTTACAGAGCTCTCTCTGGAATCCCAGTTCCAACCCAGCCCAGCTGGAGTTCCCTGGGCTCTCAATGGAGACATGCTGAGGAATAAAAATCTTCAGATTAAATTGGGTTTGCAGAGTCCCTCCCAAGTGCCGATGACCCTCAGCACCaaccctgcagcctccctgcaTATCCCAGGAGCTGAGGGTGAAGAAAATCTtgttacagatgacacaaaaaaaTACTTTGAATTCCATCTGAGAGAAAAATTGCTGCATCAGAAATGGGGACTCCCTAAGAGACTGCAGGAATCCATGACCCTGTTTCTACTGCTAGAAGCAACAATAAATGAATAA